From a single Cotesia glomerata isolate CgM1 linkage group LG6, MPM_Cglom_v2.3, whole genome shotgun sequence genomic region:
- the LOC123267094 gene encoding uncharacterized protein LOC123267094, translating to MNRLYDACRSQFRSVRVIYEDIAQGFPNAVISVSFDSISNDLYRWQRLGQAELPIPTTLSEFNIIIHSVEFFPFTMHDSGRVSVRSTSHGEEASTSVVFGDLDFINGLGVIDNLHFVTTSSKVPGTLTNMNACEVMTVVVNYNNYAFPILWVLIPNRLRRTYDFIMDKISTFFGINNNPIEICTDFERRLHGSLTVSFPETTVQTTYHSYCWALLMEAEMRGLLPFNIDVKIIFKKLIALSCLPAEDIPAMFVEIKNSASPAVQATLREFFDYFENAWINGVTPRLFSFYEKLEVMTDCGVTGQVSLCQSLSIDGNIWAFTQQILKISNQSTKDFGRMQRQRRINVTPRVRLVIKRDKMERAWKMFATQKITLSRLFQLATVLVSEHVEMLLYRNDFTLVDCELLSPNEMANDAEFEDFEYLIDVNDEEAE from the exons ATGAATAGATTATATGATGCATGCCGAAGTCAGTTTCGAAGTGTACGTGTAATTTATGAAGATATTGCACAAGG attCCCAAATGCAGTAATTAGTGTGTCATTCGATTCAATATCTAATGACTTATATCGGTGGCAACGTCTGGGACAGGCGGAATTACCGATTCCGACGACACTTAGCGAATTCAACATCATCATTCACTCGGTAGAATTTTTCCCTTTTACAATGCATGACAGTGGGAGAGTGTCAGTTCGGTCAACATCCCACGGCGAAGAAGCATCGACGTCTGTTGTTTTTGGCGATCTCGATTTCATTAACGGTCTTGGAGTTATTGACAACTTACATTTTGTCACGACATCGTCGAAAGTTCCCGGTACTTTGACAAACATGAATGCTTGCGAAGTAATGACTGTTGtggttaattataataattat GCTTTTCCAATCTTGTGGGTATTAATCCCAAACCGCTTGCGTAGGACCTATGACTTCATTATGGATAAAATTTCGACTTTCTTcggaattaataataatccgATAGAGATTTGCACTGATTTCGAACGTCGGCTGCATGGAAGCCTCACAGTTTCTTTTCCGGAGACAACTGTCCAAACGACCTATCATTCTTACTGTTGG gCTTTATTAATGGAAGCTGAAATGCGAGGTCTTTTACCATTCAACATCGacgtaaaaattatctttaaaaaattaattgccttGAGCTGTTTGCCGGCAGAAGATATTCCGGCTAtgtttgttgaaataaaaaattcagcaTCACCAGCAGTTCAAGCTACTTTGAGAgaatttttcgattattttgaaaatgccTGGATTAACGGTGTGACTCCGagattatttagtttttacgAGAAGTTGGAGGTGATGACAGACTGTGGAGTGACTGGTCAAGTTTCATTATGCCAATCTCTGAGTATTGATGGTAATATCTGGGCATTTACCC aGCAAATCCTTAAAATTTCCAATCAATCGACAAAAGACTTCGGAAGAATGCAACGGCAACGAAGAATAAATGTAACACCGCGAGTGCGGCTTGTAATTAAGCGGGATAAAATGGAGCGTGCATGGAAGATGTTCGCAACACAGAAGATTACTCTTTCCCGACTATTTCAGCTGGCGACCGTTTTAGTCAGTGAACACGTTGAGATGCTGCTGTACCGCAATGACTTCACACTTGTTGATTGTGAGCTACTTTCTCCTAACGAGATGGCAAATGACGCCGAATTTGAAG attttgaatatttgattGATGTCAATGATGAAGAGGcagaataa